A region of Gracilinanus agilis isolate LMUSP501 chromosome 3, AgileGrace, whole genome shotgun sequence DNA encodes the following proteins:
- the LOC123240684 gene encoding zinc finger protein 2 homolog yields the protein MLVNPVGFCIVYRALLATRALHLTALSKALKRISGTDEPPQAVGDPEPAFGVSPALAPAIENGGRMQIAASRPTHNGPPKTLLTSVSSDRDSRFSEEEPLRWFQQEPFAAWLKSFWARLEVLKLRWSYLLRGSKCDLEVWVPQFGRWEADGGVGGVGGGACGESQSKARFHQKRLHLPYAFYGEKWASGMGGLHPCSTLGDPSINSSGCGEPRSIDQWTLIRHLLCSRLYPRAASSAETNFEVKEMSTKLSVLVEGSGPQRCMNEEKPYECKQCGKAFAKRDHLTAHQRIHTGEKPYECKECGKAFTQSYGLAVHQRIHTGEKPYECKQCGKTFTQRGNLAAHQRIHTGEKPYECKYCGKAFTLRSHLAKHQTIHTGEKAYECKHCGKAFAKRDHLAAHQRIHTGEKPYECKQCGKAFTERGHLAVHQRIHTGEKPYECKQCGKAFTERGSLAKHQRIHTGEKPYECKECGKAFSQRGSLAGHQRIHTGEKPYECKQCGKAFTQKDSLTAHQRIHTGEKPYECKQCGKAFTERGSLTAHQRIHTGEKPYECKQCGKAFTERGHLVAHQRIHTGERPYECKHCGKAFTLRGSLARHQRIHTGERPYECKHCGKTFTQKGNLDAHQRIHT from the exons atgcttGTAAACCCAGTGGGATTCTGCATCGTCTACAG AGCTCTGTTGGCCACTCGGGCCCTCCATCTGACAGCCCTTTCCAAAGCACTAAAGAGGATTTCTGGGACAGACGAGCCCCCGCAGGCTGTT GGGGACCCCGAGCCGGCCTTCGGTGTATCCCCTGCTTTGGCTCCTGCTATAGAGAACGGTGGAAGGATGCAAATAGCCGCTAGCAGGCCCACCCATAACGGACCTCCAAAG ACCCTGCTCACAAGCGTCTCTTCTGACCGCGACTCCCGTTTCAGCGAGGAGGAGCCCCTGAGGTGGTTCCAACAGGAGCCATTTGCTGCCTGGCTGAAGAGCTTCTGGGCCAGGCTCGAGGTGTTAAAACTGCGCTGGTCCTATTTGCTGAGGGGGTCAAAGTGCGACCTGGAAGTCTGGGTTCCCCAGTTTGGGAGGTGGGAGGCAGACGGGGGAGTGGGTGGAGTAGGGGGCGGGGCTTGTGGTGAAAGCCAATCAAAGGCCAGGTTCCACCAGAAGCGGCTGCATTTGCCTTATGC CTTCTATGGTGAAAAGTGGGCCTCCGGGATGGGTGGTCTCCACCCCTGTTCCACACTGGGGGATCCCAGCATCAACTCCTCAGGCTGTGGGGAGCCCAGATCCATCGATCAATGGacacttattaggcacctgctgtgTTCCAGGCTCTATCCTCGGGCAGCTTCCAGT GCAGAGACTAATTTTGAAGTGAAGGAGATGTCTACAAAGCTGAGCGTTTTGGTGGAAGGATCTGGCCCACAAAGATGCATGAATGAGG agaaaccatatgaatgtaaacagtgtggaaaggcgtTTGCAAAGAGGGACCATCttactgcacatcagagaatccacacaggagagaaaccttatgaatgtaaagaatgtggaaaagctttcacacAGAGTTAtggtcttgctgtacatcagagaatccacactggagagaaaccttatgaatgtaaacagtgtggaaagactttcacacagaGGGGCAATCTTGCcgcacatcagagaattcacacaggagagaaaccttatgaatgtaaatactgtggaaaggctttcacactgAGGAGCcatcttgctaaacatcagacaatccacacaggagagaaagcttatgaatgtaaacactgtggaaaagcTTTTGCAAAGAGGGaccatcttgctgcacatcagagaatccatactggagagaaaccttatgaatgcaaacagtgtggaaaggctttcacggAGAGGGgccatcttgctgtacatcagaggatccacacaggagagaaaccttatgaatgcaaacagtgtggaaaggctttcacagagagggGCTCTCTTGccaaacatcagagaatccacactggagagaaaccttatgaatgtaaagaatgtggaaaggctttctcACAGAGAGGTTCTCTTGCTggtcatcagagaatccacacaggagagaaaccttatgaatgtaaacagtgtggaaaagctttcacacAGAAGGACAGTCTcactgcacatcagagaatccacacaggagagaaaccttatgaatgtaaacaatgtggaaaggcttttacagagAGGGGATCTCTTACTgcgcatcagagaatccacactggagagaaaccttatgaatgtaaacagtgtggaaag gctttcacagagagggGCCATCTtgttgcacatcagagaatccacactggagagagaccctatgaatgtaaacactgtggaaaggctttcacactcAGGGGATCTCTTgccagacatcagagaatccacactggagaaagaccttatgaatgtaaacactgtgggaAGACTTTCACACAGAAGGGCAATCTTgatgcacatcagagaatccacact